A segment of the Mogibacterium diversum genome:
CTGAATAAATTGCCAAAGCTCTGGCTGACTCCGCATCTCCTGACATCAGCATGGTGTACATGAGGTCTTCGACCTTGACATTTGACCCCGATGGAAATGTGGTGCCTGCACTGTAGACAGCATCCGAAATCTGGACATTGTTCTTATATTCTTTATCATCATGCATGTTGTCGATGACAACCATAGCTACCATGAGTTGCACTGTGCTCCCAGGTTGGAGCTTTCTGTCTTTGCGAGATGAGTAAACAACCTCACTCGTAGACGCCGAAAGGACGACCGCCGATTCTGCCTCAATCTCTGGTGCAGAAATGGTGCTCGTCTTTGCTTTTGCTTTTTTCTTTGAAGCGGCAAAGCTTGTATTAATATTGATGGTGACCATCAATGATGACACCAGAAGCATCACCATGACGGTCACCAAAATTCTCACAAAACTTTTATTAATATTTTTTGAATTAACAGCCTTGTTACTTGTTCTCATTCTCAAACTTTTCCATATAAGCGACGAGAGCTTCAACACCTTCTAAAGGCATTGCATTGTATGTGCTTGCTCTCATTCCGCCAACAGTTCTATAACCAGCAAGGTTAATCATACCCTGTTCCTTTGCGCCAGCGATAAACTTCTTATCGAGCTCTGGATCTCCTGTTACGAAAGTAATGTTCATCAGCGATCTGTCTTCCTTAGCAACTGATGGCTTGAACATCTCGCTCTTATCAAGGTAGCCATATAGAAGGTTAGCCTTCTCAACATCTCTCTCGTGAGTAGCCTTTACACCACCATTTTTAAGAAGATACTTGAACACTTCGCCAGCAATGTATATTGGGTAGCATGGAGGTGTATTGTACATCGATCCCTTCTTAGCGTGAGTAGCATAATCTAGATAAACTGGAGTGTTAGCAGGTGCCTTTCCAACGAGATCTTTTCTAACGATTACAATCGTAACACCAGCAGGTGCAACATTCTTCTGCGCGCCGGCATAGATTAGACCGAACTTAGTAACATCAACTTCCTCAGAAAGAATGCAAGATGACATATCGGCAACTAGTAGATGATCACCTACATCAGGAACTTCGTTGCAATGTGTACCGAAGATTGTGTTGTTGTAGCAAATGTGAACGTAGTCTACGTCAGGTCTGATATCCTCTGGCTTAAACTTAGGAATATATGAATAATTGTCTTCCTCAGAGCTTGCAAGAATCTTTACATCACCAAACTTAGTAGCTTCTTCATAAGCCTTCTTAGCCCAGTTACCTGTGATGAGGTAATCAGCTTTCTTGCTGCCAGTTAGCAGGTTAATTGGAACCATGGAGAACTGGAGAGTTCCACCACCCTGAAGGAACAGAACATAATAATCATCAGGAATGTTCATCAGAGTTCTTAGATTCTTCTCAGCATCCTCAATAATCTGCTTGTACTCTGCCGATCTGTGGCTCATCTCCATTACAGACTCGCCTGTGCCATCGTAGTTGAGCATCTCTGCTGCAGCTTTCTCTAGTACCTCTACAGGTAGAGTTGAAGGACCTGCAGAGAAGTTAAATACACGTTCATTTGTAGCCATTTAAATACCTCCAAATTTGTTTCAAACTTACATAAAAATTGTAGCACTTTCAACATTGAATGTAAAGAATAATAATGCTATACTTAATATCGTAAATAGTGCATTTTTCAACACTTATGGCTGTGTACAAGCCGTCTAGTTCGTGATTAATGGGCTGTTCAACGAATTATATTTTCAACACTTTGACCACGCCCCCTAACTCGGGAGGCAATAGGAGGTACTTAAGAATGGATAAGTTTAATATCGGTACGCTCAACAACATTTCACAGGTAGGTCTTGGTAGACTTACAGACAAGTATGAGTTGACAGAAGATATAGACACAGCACACGGAGTTGTAGTTCGTAGCTTCAAGATGCACGATATGGATTTCTCTGACAATTTACTCGCTATCGGCAGAGCTGGTGCTGGAGTTAACAACATTCCTCTAGACAGATGTGCTTATGAAGGAATCGTAGTATTCAATGCACCTGGAGCAAACTCCAATGCCGTAAAGGAACTTGTAATCTCTGCAATGATCGTAGGAGCTAGAAACATCTGCGAAGGAGTTGCTTGGACAAATACTCTCGAAGGTGATGTTGCTGGACAGGTAGAAAAGGGAAAGAAACAGTTCGCTGGAACTGAGATTTCTGGCAAGACTCTCGGAGTTATCGGATTAGGTGCTATCGGAGCAAAGGTTGCAAATGCAGCTCATGCTCTAGGCATGAACATCGTTGGAAACTCTGTAGTAATCCACCCAATCCTCACTGCCCCATGCGAGATGTATGACGATATCTCTGA
Coding sequences within it:
- the serC gene encoding 3-phosphoserine/phosphohydroxythreonine transaminase; translated protein: MATNERVFNFSAGPSTLPVEVLEKAAAEMLNYDGTGESVMEMSHRSAEYKQIIEDAEKNLRTLMNIPDDYYVLFLQGGGTLQFSMVPINLLTGSKKADYLITGNWAKKAYEEATKFGDVKILASSEEDNYSYIPKFKPEDIRPDVDYVHICYNNTIFGTHCNEVPDVGDHLLVADMSSCILSEEVDVTKFGLIYAGAQKNVAPAGVTIVIVRKDLVGKAPANTPVYLDYATHAKKGSMYNTPPCYPIYIAGEVFKYLLKNGGVKATHERDVEKANLLYGYLDKSEMFKPSVAKEDRSLMNITFVTGDPELDKKFIAGAKEQGMINLAGYRTVGGMRASTYNAMPLEGVEALVAYMEKFENENK